The Alosa sapidissima isolate fAloSap1 chromosome 6, fAloSap1.pri, whole genome shotgun sequence genome window below encodes:
- the LOC121711039 gene encoding alpha-1-antitrypsin homolog, which translates to MRMIVHCGVVAALLLSVALAAPQGDHEGHDHGPHTAEHHHHLHHGEDEPHPQHEGQHNNKLQGPNADFAFTLYKKLSALPEQSNIFFSPLSISMALSMLALGAKGDTFSQLYQALGYAEMTPEAVNEAYEHIFHMLGHEKENMKLDATSAVALREGAQVLDTFLEQAQHHFGSTPFTVDFTKPDVATEEINKYIAQQTNNTITDMVKEVDPDTLMMLINCIYFSGKWQSPFTTRLTKPADFHVDENTKVTVDMMHSEGEYEYYEAKGNFTTVIRIPYHGSASMIIVLPDQGKMKEVEDTISPSYVKHWIEAMKEGPVKIIMPKYSISGRFSLKDTLQAMGVVTAFSDTADFSPMTSAAVKVSKVEHQAVLNVNEKGTEAAAVTTVEIVLRGIFIPQRKVIEINRPFFVFITDKSTKSILFMGKISNPAAK; encoded by the exons ATGAGAATGATTGTGCATTGTGGTGTGGTAGCTGCCCTGCTCCTGTCTGTGGCCTTGGCCGCCCCACAGGGTGACCATGAGGGCCATGACCACGGGCCCCACACAGCAGAgcatcaccaccacctccaccatggaGAGGACGAGCCCCATCCACAGCACGAGGGCCAACATAACAACAAACTTCAGGGACCCAATGCTGACTTTGCCTTCACTCTCTACAAGAAGCTGAGTGCTTTACCTGAACAGTCAAACATCTTCTTCTCCCCACTGAGCATATCCATGGCTCTGTCCATGCTGGCTCTTGGAGCAAAGGGTGACACTTTCTCCCAGCTGTACCAGGCTCTTGGCTATGCTGAAATGACCCCTGAGGCTGTTAATGAGGCCTATGAGCACATCTTTCACATGCTGGGCcatgaaaaagaaaacatgaaGCTTGACGCAACAAGTGCTGTTGCTCTCAGGGAAGGAGCCCAGGTCCTGGATACGTTTTTAGAGCAGGCCCAACATCATTTTGGGAGCACACCATTCACTGTTGACTTCACCAAACCCGACGTGGCCACTGAGGAAATCAACAAGTACATTGCCCAACAGACCAACAACACGATCACCGATATGGTGAAAGAGGTGGATCCAGACACTCTCATGATGTTAATCAACTGCATTTATTTCAGTG GGAAATGGCAAAGCCCATTTACCACGAGGCTAACAAAACCAGCCGATTTTCACGTGGACGAAAACACAAAAGTGACCGTGGACATGATGCACTCCGAGGGTGAATATGAATACTACGAGGCCAAAGGGAACTTCACCACAGTGATCAGGATTCCGTACCATGGCAGTGCATCGATGATCATCGTCCTACCCGACCAGGGGAAGATGAAGGAGGTTGAAGACACCATCAGCCCTTCCTATGTCAAACACTGGATTGAAGCAATGAAAGAAGG GCCTGTGAAGATTATTATGCCAAAATATTCTATTTCTGGAAGATTTTCATTGAAAGACACCTTGCAAGCCATGGGTGTTGTCACTGCTTTCTCTGACACTGCAGACTTCTCCCCAATGACATCTGCAGCAGTCAAGGTATCAAAG GTGGAACATCAAGCAGTCCTCAATGTCAATGAGAAAGGCACAGAAGCAGCTGCAGTCACAACTGTAGAGATTGTACTGAGAGGTATATTCATACCACAACGCAAAGTCATTGAAATCAACAGACCATTCTTCGTGTTCATTACAGACAAGAGCACCAAAAGTATTCTCTTCATGGGCAAGATTTCAAACCCAGCAGCAAAGTGA